In Spiroplasma sp. SV19, one DNA window encodes the following:
- a CDS encoding type I restriction endonuclease subunit R, whose product MLEKEFEAIFINKLIDNGYEYLEMDKILEKRGTIENILLLDLIEESIKRLNPRISQKSIHDAIKQIKATSSSDLIIANEAGMDKIINGIKVFDNEKKMIITCKIVDFDDFKNNKFIVTNQFKMLSTHPTSRTQIVDIVIFLNGLPIIIGELKNPDNFSRKTIELAYDQLQNYQIYLKDLFVFNCFNFISDKFSNKYGTITSSYDRFFNWFDKSKHENLLDNFINGLLSKEIILDIIKNFLFFTIDNKNNLNHKIIAGHHQYQGVNSAINRISQNKDNKGGIFWHTQGSGKSFSMVFLTKKYIDLNPKATILVITDRKDLDFQLADTFINSKKYLGQEPERIESIKELKEKLNNKRQNGIYLSTIQKFTDEIGVLSTRDDILIIADEAHRSHNLDLNFEINKLQLKIKEGNAQRLRKAFTNAVFVGFTGTPIEQEDRSTKDIFGEYISKYLMSDAIKDGTIVDIFYEPRKKELHRDIEEFEKIDNEYELIKQKYKSDTFIYEEAVKTLGLKLNTFEKLIENDGRIEAISSDFIKHYKSRINILKGKAMFIVFNRKCAIKYYKEIIKQAPELEKHIKVIMTANKQADAKEVLELIGRDEDKKVFAKEFKDPESDFKIAIVVDMWLTGFDVPCLDVIYIDKWLKMHNLMQAVARVNRVYNDAKTNKVKSSGLIVDYIGLWKNLNKALDFYNNHGDEVSITGKTSDEVKEQLLTTIDEILNKYFSEFKEKMCAKQDNEIKNYMLIEELHNHLIKNNLVKSLIDDSKGLTKMLSVSLGILNEIEINATVILIVLRKEIINFELGKIDVETDVRKISTRINNAIICKGNFEEKDYKPVSLNDLINHLSILKTKTTNLEYNAELIKITAYKVVDELKKHSLIRAKKLSEKIDQLINQLKEGHISLKEFKEILTDIAAEVVNDSAASKLNLSEAEYSFYELISQEIYTKKDITNKELLTITHEIYDKVKNIITDLWRIRPAEKSKVKTEIKLILIKHKFPKESYSDNENSLRSQLTRQIEELVENDFEFE is encoded by the coding sequence ATGCTGGAAAAAGAATTTGAAGCAATTTTTATAAATAAACTTATTGATAATGGTTATGAATATCTTGAAATGGATAAAATTTTAGAGAAAAGAGGAACTATAGAAAACATTTTATTACTTGATTTAATTGAAGAAAGTATTAAAAGATTAAACCCCAGAATAAGTCAAAAAAGTATTCATGATGCTATTAAACAAATTAAAGCAACTTCTTCTTCTGATTTAATTATTGCTAATGAAGCTGGAATGGACAAAATAATCAATGGAATCAAAGTATTTGATAATGAAAAAAAGATGATAATAACTTGTAAAATTGTTGATTTTGATGATTTCAAAAATAATAAGTTTATTGTTACAAATCAGTTTAAAATGTTATCTACTCATCCGACTTCTAGAACTCAAATTGTTGATATAGTAATATTTCTTAATGGCTTACCAATTATTATTGGTGAATTAAAAAATCCTGACAATTTTTCGAGAAAAACAATTGAGTTAGCATATGATCAACTGCAAAATTATCAAATATATTTAAAAGACTTGTTTGTTTTTAATTGTTTTAATTTTATTAGTGATAAATTTAGTAATAAATATGGAACAATTACATCTTCTTATGATCGATTTTTTAACTGGTTTGACAAAAGTAAGCATGAAAATTTATTAGATAATTTTATTAATGGATTATTATCTAAGGAAATAATATTAGATATTATTAAAAATTTTTTGTTCTTTACTATTGATAACAAAAATAATTTAAATCATAAAATTATAGCAGGACATCACCAATATCAAGGTGTGAATAGTGCAATTAATAGAATATCTCAAAACAAGGATAATAAAGGTGGAATATTTTGACATACTCAAGGTTCTGGTAAGTCATTTTCAATGGTATTTTTAACAAAAAAATATATTGATTTAAATCCAAAAGCAACAATTCTTGTAATAACAGATCGAAAGGATTTAGATTTTCAATTAGCTGATACATTTATTAATTCTAAAAAATATTTAGGTCAAGAACCTGAACGCATTGAAAGTATTAAGGAACTTAAAGAAAAACTAAACAACAAGAGGCAAAATGGGATTTACTTATCTACAATCCAAAAATTTACTGATGAAATTGGGGTTTTATCAACAAGAGATGATATATTAATTATTGCTGATGAAGCTCATCGCTCACATAATTTAGATCTTAATTTTGAGATAAATAAATTGCAATTAAAGATAAAAGAAGGAAATGCTCAAAGACTACGAAAAGCTTTCACGAATGCTGTATTTGTTGGTTTTACCGGAACACCGATTGAACAAGAGGATAGGAGTACGAAAGATATTTTTGGGGAATATATTTCAAAATATTTAATGTCAGATGCTATTAAAGATGGAACAATAGTTGATATTTTTTATGAACCACGGAAAAAAGAGTTGCATCGAGATATTGAAGAGTTTGAAAAAATTGATAATGAATATGAACTTATTAAGCAAAAATATAAGAGTGATACATTCATCTATGAAGAAGCAGTTAAAACATTAGGATTAAAATTAAATACTTTTGAAAAATTAATTGAAAATGATGGAAGAATAGAAGCAATTAGTAGTGATTTTATTAAGCATTATAAATCACGAATTAATATTCTAAAAGGTAAAGCAATGTTTATTGTGTTTAATCGAAAATGTGCCATAAAATACTATAAGGAAATAATTAAGCAAGCACCAGAATTAGAAAAACACATAAAAGTAATAATGACAGCAAATAAACAAGCTGATGCGAAGGAAGTTTTAGAGTTAATTGGAAGAGATGAAGACAAAAAGGTTTTTGCCAAAGAATTTAAAGATCCAGAATCAGATTTTAAAATTGCAATAGTGGTTGACATGTGGTTAACTGGCTTTGATGTTCCATGTTTAGATGTTATTTATATTGATAAATGACTAAAGATGCATAATTTAATGCAAGCTGTAGCGAGGGTTAATCGAGTTTATAATGATGCAAAAACCAATAAAGTTAAATCATCAGGGTTAATTGTTGATTATATTGGACTTTGAAAAAATTTAAATAAAGCTCTAGATTTCTATAATAATCATGGTGATGAGGTATCTATTACAGGAAAAACAAGTGATGAGGTCAAAGAGCAATTACTTACAACAATCGATGAAATATTGAATAAATATTTTAGTGAATTTAAGGAAAAAATGTGCGCAAAGCAGGACAATGAAATCAAAAATTATATGCTTATTGAGGAATTACATAACCATTTAATTAAAAATAACTTAGTTAAATCACTTATTGATGATAGTAAAGGATTGACAAAAATGTTATCAGTTTCACTTGGAATTCTAAATGAAATTGAAATAAATGCAACTGTAATTTTAATTGTTCTTAGAAAAGAAATTATCAACTTTGAGTTAGGAAAAATAGATGTTGAAACGGATGTTAGAAAAATTTCAACAAGAATTAATAATGCAATCATATGCAAAGGTAATTTTGAGGAAAAAGATTATAAACCAGTATCATTAAATGATTTAATAAATCACCTCTCTATATTAAAAACAAAGACTACTAATCTTGAGTATAATGCTGAATTAATTAAAATTACAGCATATAAAGTAGTAGATGAATTAAAAAAACATAGTCTCATTAGAGCCAAAAAATTGTCTGAAAAGATTGACCAATTAATTAATCAGTTAAAAGAAGGGCATATTTCTTTAAAAGAATTTAAAGAAATATTAACTGATATTGCTGCTGAAGTAGTTAACGATTCTGCTGCTTCTAAATTAAATTTATCGGAAGCTGAATATTCCTTTTATGAGCTGATTTCACAAGAAATATATACAAAAAAGGATATTACTAACAAAGAATTATTAACCATAACACATGAAATTTATGATAAAGTAAAAAACATTATAACTGATTTATGAAGAATTAGACCAGCAGAAAAAAGTAAGGTTAAAACAGAAATTAAGTTAATTTTAATAAAACATAAGTTTCCTAAAGAAAGTTATTCTGATAATGAAAATAGTTTACGAAGTCAATTAACAAGACAAATTGAAGAACTAGTAGAAAATGATTTTGAGTTTGAATAG
- a CDS encoding class I SAM-dependent DNA methyltransferase: MHKNMNVELENKLWAACDELRGNQSSEEYMHIIIGIMFLKHMSDKFNIALKKIEIDFPDNFQELIKDKDFLITKHNVSFIIPEKANWTYIEQYASQPTIGEVIDNALLEIENINPSLKGLFNKNYNRPELDQIKLGKVVSIFSNVDLNEFGEDIIGRTYEYFLGHFFKKQGQKGGEFYTPKSVVELMVNILNPTQGTLYDPCCGTGGMFVQARKKLEKDNKDVDGLVIFGQESQTKTWQLAKINLLIHGFNELEINLGHKSADTFSDDLFKNKSATFDYVLANPPFNIKKWNQENLLDDKRWQWGIPPKGNANYAWLSHIMEKLNKTGKAAVILANGSLSSSQKNEIEIRKNFLKDNLIEGIIALPDKLFYTTGISACIWILNKNKKNNNVLMINCESLGVMVNKTLRELSEDDIAKVTKIYNDNQIGDVNIPGIAKTISWKEIEDNDYSLVPGRYIEIVEEKIDIKQTKEEIKELFTELTSLLKEFDELKLELPNAIEKALNFEKEE; encoded by the coding sequence ATGCACAAAAATATGAATGTAGAATTAGAAAATAAGTTATGAGCAGCATGCGATGAACTGCGAGGGAACCAGTCATCAGAAGAATATATGCATATAATTATTGGAATTATGTTTTTAAAACATATGTCCGATAAGTTTAATATTGCACTTAAAAAAATTGAAATAGATTTTCCTGATAATTTTCAGGAATTAATTAAGGACAAAGATTTTTTAATTACAAAACATAATGTTTCTTTTATTATTCCTGAAAAAGCTAATTGAACTTATATAGAACAATATGCTTCACAACCAACAATTGGAGAAGTAATTGATAATGCTCTGCTTGAGATTGAAAATATTAATCCATCATTAAAAGGGCTTTTTAATAAAAACTATAATCGTCCTGAATTAGACCAAATTAAATTAGGGAAAGTTGTTTCAATTTTTTCAAATGTAGATTTAAATGAATTTGGAGAAGATATTATTGGAAGAACTTATGAATATTTTTTAGGGCATTTTTTTAAGAAACAAGGTCAAAAAGGAGGAGAATTTTATACTCCTAAATCTGTTGTTGAGTTAATGGTTAATATTTTAAACCCGACACAAGGAACTTTGTATGATCCTTGTTGTGGAACGGGTGGAATGTTTGTTCAAGCACGAAAAAAATTAGAAAAAGATAACAAAGATGTTGATGGGTTAGTTATTTTTGGACAAGAATCACAAACAAAAACATGACAATTAGCAAAAATTAATTTATTGATTCATGGTTTTAATGAATTAGAAATTAATTTAGGGCATAAATCAGCTGATACTTTTTCTGATGATTTATTTAAAAACAAAAGCGCAACTTTTGATTATGTGTTAGCAAATCCACCTTTTAATATTAAAAAATGAAATCAAGAAAATTTGTTAGATGATAAACGTTGACAATGAGGGATTCCCCCCAAAGGAAATGCTAATTATGCTTGACTTTCACATATTATGGAAAAATTAAATAAAACAGGTAAAGCAGCGGTTATTTTAGCGAATGGATCATTATCTTCTTCTCAAAAAAATGAAATAGAAATTAGAAAAAATTTTTTAAAAGACAATCTAATTGAAGGCATTATTGCTTTGCCAGACAAATTATTTTATACAACTGGAATATCTGCTTGTATTTGAATCTTAAATAAAAATAAGAAAAATAATAATGTTTTAATGATAAATTGTGAATCATTAGGAGTAATGGTTAATAAAACATTACGTGAATTAAGTGAAGATGACATAGCAAAAGTTACAAAAATATATAATGATAATCAAATTGGAGATGTTAATATACCTGGAATTGCTAAAACAATTAGTTGAAAAGAAATTGAGGACAATGATTATTCATTAGTTCCCGGAAGGTATATCGAAATTGTTGAAGAAAAAATAGATATTAAACAAACTAAAGAAGAAATAAAAGAACTATTTACTGAATTAACATCATTGTTAAAAGAATTTGATGAATTAAAATTAGAATTACCAAACGCAATTGAAAAAGCATTAAACTTTGAAAAAGAAGAATAA
- a CDS encoding restriction endonuclease subunit S, translated as MAIIKTLSEIVISRKGEIDHKKNFSKHYLQGYYPIVSAGKNIKGYYKFKNREKEILCISSSGINAGFISIPKTDFFAADCFTLEVKNKHEILQKYLNYKILSIKKNIISVREGSAQPHVYFKNIADIKIEVPNIDEQKSIIDIIEKFGDEKFKKYSNLIRIDSKKTVKRY; from the coding sequence ATGGCTATTATAAAAACACTTTCAGAAATAGTAATTTCAAGAAAAGGAGAAATTGACCACAAAAAAAATTTTAGTAAACATTATTTACAGGGATATTATCCAATAGTTTCTGCTGGCAAAAATATTAAGGGATACTATAAATTTAAAAATCGAGAAAAAGAAATTTTATGTATTTCTTCATCAGGAATTAACGCAGGTTTTATTTCTATTCCAAAAACAGATTTTTTTGCAGCAGATTGTTTTACATTAGAAGTTAAAAATAAACATGAAATTTTGCAAAAATATTTAAATTACAAAATCTTAAGTATTAAAAAAAATATTATTTCTGTAAGAGAAGGTAGTGCGCAACCACATGTGTATTTTAAAAATATAGCTGATATTAAAATAGAAGTTCCAAATATTGATGAGCAAAAATCTATAATTGACATTATAGAAAAATTTGGTGATGAAAAATTTAAAAAATACTCAAATCTTATACGAATAGATTCTAAAAAAACTGTAAAAAGATATTAG
- a CDS encoding HNH endonuclease: MKLSDKEIKVWNNATDCHCGAQPQDEAKDHKICGICKKINKLMIYGAHESVELQRNSKCAWNIDHIIPRSRKGKNNIDNLRAVHIRCNKNKGNKFM, encoded by the coding sequence ATGAAATTAAGTGATAAAGAAATAAAAGTTTGGAACAATGCTACTGATTGTCATTGTGGAGCACAACCTCAAGATGAGGCCAAAGATCATAAAATATGTGGTATATGTAAAAAAATAAATAAACTAATGATTTATGGTGCACACGAAAGCGTAGAATTGCAAAGAAATTCTAAATGTGCATGAAATATTGATCATATAATTCCTCGCTCAAGAAAAGGAAAAAATAATATTGATAATCTTAGAGCAGTTCATATTAGATGTAACAAAAATAAAGGAAATAAATTTATGTAA
- a CDS encoding MFS transporter codes for MICLTSVLGLTQGMGWPATARMFSHWYDDKERSARIGIWNIGHGLGGSLLPLIVIPLIEVLDPSHQIFGLYYWIPSCIALFFSPLVIWGLRDRPTSEGLPTIEKWKGLPEHSKEKQELNWKEIFVKYVLKNKFVWILAFVNIWIYVLRQGISSWALQIVNDVHTIKLKDSKILWSAFEWAGMVGGLLAAYISRWIFKNCKAPVMIIGLILTIIGLVMFQLAPLKNMLMLSFALIISGFGIYIPQAMVGATAIELTNKKASATASGFTGLMGYVGDAIMSKVVVSQIYHYSNSWTYVFYYFYGCALLAIIALMFLLGKNEKDKII; via the coding sequence ATGATTTGTTTAACCTCAGTATTAGGATTAACGCAAGGAATGGGCTGACCAGCAACAGCGCGAATGTTTTCGCATTGATATGATGATAAAGAACGTAGTGCTCGGATTGGAATTTGAAATATTGGACATGGTTTAGGGGGTAGTTTATTACCCTTAATCGTAATTCCCTTAATTGAAGTTTTAGATCCATCACATCAAATCTTTGGATTATATTACTGAATTCCCAGTTGCATTGCGTTATTTTTTAGCCCCTTAGTTATTTGGGGGTTACGTGATCGCCCAACAAGCGAAGGGTTACCAACAATTGAAAAATGAAAAGGGTTACCAGAACATTCAAAAGAAAAACAAGAACTTAATTGAAAAGAAATTTTTGTAAAATATGTTTTAAAAAATAAATTTGTTTGAATTTTAGCTTTTGTTAATATTTGAATTTATGTTTTACGGCAAGGAATTTCATCATGAGCACTACAAATTGTTAATGATGTGCATACAATAAAATTAAAAGATAGTAAAATCTTATGATCAGCATTTGAATGAGCGGGAATGGTAGGGGGTTTATTAGCCGCTTATATTTCGCGGTGAATCTTTAAAAATTGTAAAGCACCAGTAATGATTATTGGTTTAATTTTAACTATTATTGGATTAGTAATGTTTCAATTAGCACCATTAAAAAATATGTTAATGTTATCTTTTGCTTTAATTATTTCAGGGTTTGGAATTTATATTCCCCAGGCAATGGTAGGAGCTACTGCCATTGAATTAACAAACAAGAAAGCGTCGGCAACAGCATCTGGGTTTACGGGTTTAATGGGGTATGTTGGTGACGCAATAATGTCAAAAGTTGTTGTTTCACAAATTTATCATTATAGTAATAGTTGAACCTATGTTTTCTATTATTTTTATGGTTGTGCATTATTAGCAATTATTGCTTTAATGTTTTTATTAGGAAAAAATGAAAAGGATAAAATTATTTAA
- a CDS encoding HNH endonuclease, with the protein MNLSEKEFKIWVKAKQCNCGAIQQDRVGDHKICPLCGKPMIYGAHESVKSQRNSYGAWNIDHIIPKSQGGTNHIDNLQAVHTFCNQKKSNRFRF; encoded by the coding sequence ATGAACTTAAGTGAAAAAGAATTTAAAATTTGAGTGAAAGCAAAGCAATGTAACTGTGGAGCAATTCAGCAAGATAGAGTTGGAGACCATAAAATTTGTCCGTTATGTGGAAAACCTATGATTTATGGAGCTCATGAAAGTGTTAAAAGTCAGCGAAATTCTTATGGTGCTTGGAATATTGATCATATTATTCCTAAGTCCCAGGGTGGTACAAATCATATAGATAATCTTCAAGCTGTTCATACTTTTTGTAACCAAAAGAAATCTAATCGTTTTAGGTTTTAA
- a CDS encoding deoxyribodipyrimidine photo-lyase, which yields MNIFLFHRDFRIEDNLGLAQLANEENQIYLLFVFTKEQIKDNNYFSQRSFEAMVHCLKQLNKKVHVNFLKSESEHQAIKFLLDDGYKINKIYTNRDYTPFAINRSKKMRELSKEYHFIYREFNDYSLVAPEAIKTSQNSYYTVFTPFWNKLKLNFSEITIVTYKVKTFLPQQLKNIAILLDITNVRSSDFNLPLEFEKVKTAFFRLDQKYEQNRDFVNLENNTAKISTALKFGVISIRQCYLWSITKFGSFDNAFARQLAWRDFYYQVTYNAQLYQQWHFSENWNKKLTINWTNNTEWFQKWQKGETGFALIDAGMKELQETGLLHNRLRMICASFLVKNLQIDWRKGEQYFAQQLIDYDPIINQCSWQWVAGTGFDAQPFFRIFNPELQQKKYDPTLSYCNKFLKNRPTINKIVDYKASTEKALEIYKVK from the coding sequence ATGAACATTTTTCTTTTTCATCGAGATTTTAGAATTGAAGATAATCTTGGTCTTGCACAATTAGCTAATGAAGAAAATCAGATTTATTTATTATTTGTTTTTACAAAAGAACAAATAAAAGATAATAATTATTTTTCACAACGTAGTTTTGAAGCAATGGTTCATTGTTTAAAACAGTTAAATAAAAAAGTTCATGTTAATTTTCTTAAAAGTGAAAGTGAACATCAAGCAATTAAATTTTTGTTAGACGATGGATATAAAATTAATAAGATTTATACTAATCGTGATTATACGCCATTTGCTATTAATCGAAGTAAGAAAATGCGTGAGTTATCTAAAGAATATCATTTTATTTATCGTGAATTCAATGATTACTCGTTAGTAGCACCAGAGGCTATAAAAACTAGTCAGAATTCATATTATACTGTTTTTACTCCGTTTTGAAATAAATTAAAGTTAAATTTTAGTGAAATTACTATTGTTACTTACAAGGTTAAAACTTTTTTGCCACAACAATTAAAAAATATTGCTATTTTATTGGATATTACAAATGTTAGATCTAGTGATTTTAATTTACCATTAGAGTTTGAAAAAGTTAAGACAGCATTTTTTCGGTTAGATCAAAAATATGAACAAAATCGAGACTTTGTTAACTTAGAAAACAATACAGCAAAAATTAGTACAGCTTTAAAATTTGGAGTGATATCAATTCGTCAATGTTATCTTTGAAGTATTACCAAATTTGGCAGTTTTGATAACGCTTTTGCTCGACAATTAGCATGGAGAGATTTTTACTATCAAGTAACTTATAATGCGCAATTGTATCAGCAATGACATTTTAGTGAAAATTGAAATAAAAAATTAACAATTAATTGAACAAATAATACAGAATGATTTCAAAAATGACAAAAAGGAGAAACTGGCTTTGCCTTAATTGATGCAGGAATGAAAGAATTACAAGAAACAGGTTTATTACATAATCGTCTAAGGATGATTTGTGCATCTTTTTTAGTGAAAAATCTACAAATAGATTGGCGAAAAGGAGAACAATATTTTGCTCAACAATTAATTGATTATGATCCAATTATAAATCAATGTTCATGACAATGAGTAGCGGGAACAGGTTTTGATGCACAACCATTTTTTCGGATTTTTAATCCGGAGTTACAACAAAAAAAGTATGATCCAACTTTAAGTTATTGTAATAAATTTTTAAAGAACCGTCCAACAATTAACAAAATCGTTGATTATAAAGCTTCAACTGAAAAAGCTTTAGAGATTTATAAAGTTAAGTAA
- a CDS encoding phosphatase PAP2 family protein: protein MLNLKRKTNKEFYVDGSAFMNKNNKHKFTFKILKIVALIVVITLFIVGSIWDRQIAKTIGDLNDNGPVSWLSLFWDKLAYTMTVPFMFAGFGILLESLNVKYKAKFKFLGIIIIIVYALFIILFTLIISRMIYQQSTFTAFGGKGRDYWFGLDGTNTIIVMTMQLSIEVILMCGIAWFLRVKFAKRADLLTSNYWIDALKIFTVFALFGVTFDPVLKTFCGRPYWVHVDYQYVIDHLPSNWTNKPTNIVNAEYLDWWQIQGFKSEYWDYLLGKGGEGTHFWSDKAFPSGHMNSSSMPVYGFLLYFMNEKRKQNIVCWKWLVFGFFIADVMMMGFMQIVSRTHYLTDLMFSLIVLLTFFKGVTYVVDHVIYKVLSFIWNKQNKTYNMFELNDGKITTLFIKINDVLWIVAKVRTAKIAKSKKYKYWHRDNIIYKNKNFKFNINYTKKYLFICWYTNYTMTYLFL from the coding sequence ATGTTAAATTTAAAGAGAAAAACAAATAAAGAGTTTTATGTTGATGGTTCTGCATTTATGAATAAAAATAATAAGCATAAATTTACTTTTAAAATATTGAAAATTGTTGCATTAATTGTTGTTATTACTCTTTTTATCGTAGGTAGTATTTGAGATCGCCAAATTGCAAAGACTATTGGTGATTTAAATGATAATGGTCCTGTAAGTTGGTTAAGTTTATTTTGAGATAAATTAGCTTATACGATGACCGTGCCATTTATGTTTGCTGGATTTGGAATTTTATTAGAAAGTCTAAATGTAAAATATAAAGCAAAATTTAAATTCTTGGGAATTATTATCATTATAGTTTATGCTTTATTTATAATTTTATTTACATTAATTATTAGTAGAATGATTTATCAACAGTCAACATTTACTGCTTTTGGTGGGAAAGGAAGAGATTACTGATTTGGTCTTGATGGAACAAATACCATTATAGTAATGACTATGCAACTTAGTATTGAAGTTATATTAATGTGTGGTATTGCTTGATTTTTACGAGTTAAATTTGCAAAAAGAGCTGATTTGTTAACTAGTAATTATTGAATTGATGCGCTCAAAATATTTACTGTATTTGCTCTTTTTGGTGTTACTTTTGATCCGGTTTTAAAAACTTTCTGTGGTCGGCCATATTGAGTTCATGTGGATTATCAATATGTTATTGACCACTTACCAAGCAATTGAACTAATAAACCAACTAATATCGTTAATGCCGAGTATTTAGATTGATGACAAATTCAAGGATTTAAATCGGAATACTGAGATTACTTATTAGGCAAAGGCGGAGAAGGAACGCACTTTTGAAGTGATAAAGCATTTCCATCTGGTCATATGAATTCATCATCAATGCCTGTTTATGGATTTTTACTATATTTTATGAATGAAAAACGTAAACAAAATATTGTCTGTTGAAAATGATTAGTATTTGGCTTTTTTATTGCAGATGTTATGATGATGGGATTTATGCAAATTGTCTCAAGAACACATTACTTAACAGATTTAATGTTTAGTTTAATTGTTTTATTAACCTTTTTTAAAGGAGTAACTTATGTGGTTGACCATGTCATTTATAAAGTTTTATCATTCATTTGAAACAAGCAAAACAAAACATATAACATGTTTGAATTAAATGATGGAAAGATAACAACTTTATTTATTAAGATTAATGATGTTTTATGAATTGTGGCTAAAGTTAGAACTGCTAAAATTGCTAAATCTAAAAAATATAAATATTGACATAGAGATAATATTATTTATAAAAATAAAAATTTCAAATTTAACATAAACTATACTAAAAAATATTTGTTTATCTGTTGGTATACGAATTACACAATGACATATTTATTTTTGTAG
- a CDS encoding transposase has translation MKHYTPDEKEKIVKEYLKNNITIKTQDSIYNISSVTLQKLIKNYKVYGENGFRNISSDQTTIKELEAKLRLSQQELQELKWQVEMQKKVESKVKGRLST, from the coding sequence ATGAAACATTATACTCCGGATGAAAAAGAGAAAATTGTGAAAGAATACTTAAAAAATAATATAACTATTAAAACACAAGATAGTATATATAATATTAGTTCAGTAACCTTACAAAAATTAATTAAAAACTATAAAGTTTATGGGGAAAATGGTTTTAGAAATATTTCATCGGATCAAACAACGATCAAGGAATTAGAAGCAAAATTACGATTATCTCAGCAAGAACTTCAAGAACTAAAATGGCAAGTTGAAATGCAAAAAAAAGTTGAATCAAAGGTTAAAGGCAGATTGTCAACTTAA
- a CDS encoding IS30 family transposase — translation MKYAKSLVLDNGSEFTMWEEFEQIIGIPVYFTTPASPWEKGTIEHENKLLRQRYPKNSDLNKYSKEYDKETMLLLNNRPRKKLNFKTPLEVFKMFSPYFDLVKTCT, via the coding sequence ATGAAATATGCTAAATCATTAGTATTGGATAATGGTTCTGAATTTACCATGTGAGAAGAATTTGAACAAATTATTGGCATTCCAGTTTACTTTACAACACCAGCTTCGCCATGAGAAAAAGGTACTATCGAACACGAAAATAAATTATTACGGCAAAGATACCCTAAAAATAGCGATTTAAATAAATATAGTAAAGAATATGACAAAGAAACTATGCTTTTATTAAATAATCGCCCAAGAAAAAAACTAAACTTTAAAACACCTTTAGAAGTATTTAAAATGTTTAGTCCTTATTTTGATTTAGTAAAAACTTGCACTTAA
- a CDS encoding helix-turn-helix domain-containing protein, with protein sequence MNYKHFTIEERALLESYKIQGLKNRECAKRLNKHESTISHELKRCKVNK encoded by the coding sequence ATGAATTACAAACATTTTACCATAGAAGAACGAGCATTACTTGAAAGTTACAAAATTCAAGGATTAAAAAATCGTGAATGTGCCAAGAGATTAAATAAACACGAATCAACAATTTCACACGAATTAAAACGCTGTAAAGTTAACAAATAA